One genomic segment of Streptomyces niveus includes these proteins:
- a CDS encoding GNAT family N-acetyltransferase, which translates to MTTTLRPTGPLQKTDDGMASRGYEVCDNSRPVGVIELGMDGAFGTPAGVLRRLRIDEADRRRGRGTIAVLAAEEVLRGWGCGQVVASVPAEAEGALRLLETLGHTERSRNMLKELDREPPVLPAGLAGRRMEETEYALWAELSFDGFRQSWVDRGLPEEQARAKAESSRRQLLPDGLASPGTSIDVLVHDGEVVGHVWVGTRELSPGVVVAFVYDVEVPEDQRGKGYGRALMLHAERIADGTGTGALGLHVFAGNAPAIGLYESLGYVTTHRNVFKSLL; encoded by the coding sequence ATGACCACGACTCTGCGGCCGACCGGGCCGCTTCAGAAGACCGACGACGGTATGGCGTCACGCGGCTACGAGGTGTGTGACAACAGCCGTCCCGTCGGCGTGATCGAACTCGGTATGGACGGTGCCTTCGGCACGCCCGCGGGTGTGCTGCGCCGACTGCGGATCGACGAGGCCGACCGGCGCCGCGGTCGCGGCACGATCGCCGTCCTGGCCGCCGAGGAGGTCCTGCGCGGCTGGGGTTGTGGCCAGGTGGTCGCCTCCGTCCCGGCCGAGGCCGAGGGCGCGCTGCGGCTGCTGGAGACCCTGGGGCACACCGAGCGCAGCAGGAACATGCTCAAGGAGCTGGACCGGGAGCCGCCGGTCCTGCCGGCCGGACTCGCCGGCAGACGGATGGAGGAGACGGAGTACGCGCTCTGGGCGGAGCTTTCCTTCGACGGCTTCCGGCAGAGCTGGGTCGACCGGGGGCTGCCGGAGGAACAGGCCCGCGCGAAGGCCGAGTCCAGCCGCCGTCAGCTCCTGCCGGACGGCCTCGCCAGCCCCGGCACCTCGATCGACGTCCTGGTCCACGACGGAGAGGTGGTCGGCCATGTGTGGGTGGGCACCCGGGAGCTGAGCCCCGGTGTCGTCGTCGCGTTCGTCTACGACGTGGAGGTGCCCGAGGATCAGCGAGGCAAGGGCTACGGCCGCGCGCTGATGCTGCACGCCGAGCGGATCGCCGACGGTACGGGCACCGGCGCCCTGGGCCTGCACGTCTTCGCGGGCAACGCCCCGGCGATCGGCCTCTACGAATCCCTCGGGTACGTGACCACGCACCGCAACGTCTTCAAGTCCCTGCTCTGA
- a CDS encoding DsbA family protein, whose amino-acid sequence MSDSSTAGPVVLDVWCELQCADCHTALADLRALRARYGDRLDVRLRHFPLDKHRHSFAAAQAAEEAVEQGQGWAYAEAVLARHAELADRGEPLLLEVARRLGLDDEEFDTALIDGRHTLIVDADQAEGKAIGVTGTPTYVIGGERLDGGKSQDGLRERVEEIADRLLAEV is encoded by the coding sequence ATGAGTGACTCCTCCACCGCCGGCCCCGTCGTCCTCGACGTCTGGTGCGAGCTCCAGTGCGCCGACTGCCACACCGCGCTGGCCGACCTGCGCGCGCTGCGTGCGCGCTACGGCGACCGGCTGGACGTACGGCTGCGGCACTTCCCGCTGGACAAGCACCGGCACTCCTTCGCCGCCGCCCAGGCTGCCGAGGAGGCGGTGGAGCAGGGCCAGGGCTGGGCGTACGCGGAGGCCGTACTGGCCCGCCACGCGGAGCTGGCCGACCGGGGCGAACCGCTGCTGCTCGAAGTCGCCCGCCGACTGGGCCTGGACGACGAGGAGTTCGACACCGCGCTGATCGACGGCCGGCACACCCTGATCGTCGACGCCGACCAGGCCGAGGGCAAGGCGATCGGCGTGACCGGCACCCCGACGTATGTCATCGGCGGCGAGCGGCTCGACGGCGGCAAGAGCCAGGACGGGCTGCGCGAGCGCGTCGAGGAGATCGCCGACCGGCTGCTCGCCGAGGTCTGA